One window of the Aegilops tauschii subsp. strangulata cultivar AL8/78 unplaced genomic scaffold, Aet v6.0 ptg000261l_subseq_110980:251851_obj, whole genome shotgun sequence genome contains the following:
- the LOC141028627 gene encoding uncharacterized protein — MRAQNDPWFAEYLLRIGNGTEETNDDGEILLPTSICVPNKTDDTALDRLIDSIYQTGNAYLKDPEYITSRAILSTRNDCVDKINLKMIDRFQGEEMVYHSFDSVEDDPHNYYPPEFLNTLTPNGLPPHMLKLKKNCPIILLRNIDPANGLCNGTRLVVRGFQKNAIDAKIVNNQAVNFGVRIQDYLIVLKEDVFMF, encoded by the exons ATGAGGGCTCAAAACGACCCATGGTTCGCAGAATACCTACTACGCATTGGAAATGGAACCGAGGAGACAAATGATGATGGTGAAATACTTCTACCTACAAGTATATGTGTGCCAAATAAGACGGATGATACCGCCTTGGATAGACTTATTGACAGTATCTACCAAACGGGGAATGCTTACCTAAAAGATCCAGAGTACATCACCTCAAGAGCAATTTTATCCACAAGGAATGACTGCGTAGACAAGATCAACCTAAAAATGATTGATCGCTTCCAAGGGGAGGAGATGGTGTACCACAGCTTCGATTCAGTAGAAGACGACCCACATAACTACTATCCACCAGAATTCCTAAACACCCTAACCCCAAATGGACTGCCTCCACATATGCTGAAGCTCAAAAAAAATTGTCCAATCATACTACTCAGGAACATTGACCCTGCTAATGGGCTCTGCAACGGCACCAGACTGGTCGTACGTGGATTTCAGAAAAATGCAATTGATGCAAAGATTGTG AACAATCAAGCTGTCAACTTCGGAGTTAGAATTCAGGACTACTTGATCGTCTTGAAGGAGGATGTCTTCATGTTCTGA